The following proteins come from a genomic window of Pangasianodon hypophthalmus isolate fPanHyp1 chromosome 24, fPanHyp1.pri, whole genome shotgun sequence:
- the LOC117595956 gene encoding BOLA class I histocompatibility antigen, alpha chain BL3-7 isoform X2 — protein MDVSSSILKALLFFTFSVHLSSADTHTLQYLYTALTTGRNFSPVGLVDGEQFVSYDSNIRKLIPKTEWIKKVGADDPRYWERETDRAQDQQEVFQNNLATVMQSFNQTEEVHTLQRMYGCERNDTTTRGYDQYGYDGEDFISLNLKTATWTAAKPQAVIFINNWDPRGEKAKYWKSYLENDCIDWLKKYVSYARETLERKVRPEASVFQKYSTPPEVVCHATGFFPKAVMISWQKDGEEVHENVELRETLPNQDGSFQKRSILTVPAEELQKHTYTCVIQHSSLEKELVLPVSERRILRGGAPIAIVIAVVAALVALVAVVAGIVVWKKKNSGFKPVPAKPSSEGDSSSNNS, from the exons ATGGATGTCAGCAGCAGTATATTAAAAGCTCtgcttttcttcactttttctgTTCATCTTTCATCAGCAG acacacacactctgcagtaCCTCTACACTGCCCTCACAACAGGAAGAAATTTCAGTCCTGTAGGTCTGGTGGATGGAGAGCAGTTTGTGTCCTACGACAGCAACATCAGGAAGCTGATCCCAAAGACAGAGTGGATAAAGAAGGTCGGAGCTGATGATCCACGTtactgggagagagagactgaccgtGCACAGGATCAGCAGGAGGTTTTCCAAAACAATCTGGCTACAGTAATGCAGAGCTTTAATCAAACTGAAG aagttcATACACTACAGAGGATGTACGGCTGTGAGCGTAATGACACCACCACTAGAGGATACGATCAGTACGGTTATGATGGAGAAGATTTCATCAGTCTGAATCTGAAAACTGCAACCTGGACTGCAGCTAAACCTCAAGCTGTGATCTTTATAAACAACTGGGATCCTAGAGGAGAAAAGGCTAAATACTGGAAGAGCTACCTGGAGAACGACTGTATTGATTGGTTAAAGAAGTACGTGTCTTACGCCAGAGAGACTCTGGAGAGGAAAG ttCGTCCCGAGGCGTCAGTGTTCCAGAAATACTCGACTCCTCCGGAGGTGGTGTGTCATGCTACAGGTTTCTTCCCCAAAGCAGTGATGATCTCCTGGCAGAAGGACGGTGAGGAGGTGCATGAGAACGTGGAGCTCAGAGAGACGTTACCCAACCAGGATGGAAGCTTCCAGAAGAGAAGCATTCTGACAGTTCCAGCTGAGGAGCTGCAGAAACACACCTACACCTGCGTGATTCAGCACAGCAGCTTGGAGAAGGAGTTAGTGCTGCCTGTGAGCGAGCGCCGAATCCTGAGAG GTGGAGCACCGATTGCTATCGTCATTGCTGTAGTCGCGGCTCTCGTTGCTCTCGTTGCCGTTGTTGCTGGAATTGTGGtctggaagaagaagaactctG GcttcaaacctgttccagccaAACCCT CCTCTGAAGGAGATTCTTCCTCCAACAACTCTTAA
- the LOC117595956 gene encoding BOLA class I histocompatibility antigen, alpha chain BL3-7 isoform X1 — protein MDVSSSILKALLFFTFSVHLSSADTHTLQYLYTALTTGRNFSPVGLVDGEQFVSYDSNIRKLIPKTEWIKKVGADDPRYWERETDRAQDQQEVFQNNLATVMQSFNQTEEVHTLQRMYGCERNDTTTRGYDQYGYDGEDFISLNLKTATWTAAKPQAVIFINNWDPRGEKAKYWKSYLENDCIDWLKKYVSYARETLERKVRPEASVFQKYSTPPEVVCHATGFFPKAVMISWQKDGEEVHENVELRETLPNQDGSFQKRSILTVPAEELQKHTYTCVIQHSSLEKELVLPVSERRILRGGAPIAIVIAVVAALVALVAVVAGIVVWKKKNSGERRKEADVKFSENSFTLSNS, from the exons ATGGATGTCAGCAGCAGTATATTAAAAGCTCtgcttttcttcactttttctgTTCATCTTTCATCAGCAG acacacacactctgcagtaCCTCTACACTGCCCTCACAACAGGAAGAAATTTCAGTCCTGTAGGTCTGGTGGATGGAGAGCAGTTTGTGTCCTACGACAGCAACATCAGGAAGCTGATCCCAAAGACAGAGTGGATAAAGAAGGTCGGAGCTGATGATCCACGTtactgggagagagagactgaccgtGCACAGGATCAGCAGGAGGTTTTCCAAAACAATCTGGCTACAGTAATGCAGAGCTTTAATCAAACTGAAG aagttcATACACTACAGAGGATGTACGGCTGTGAGCGTAATGACACCACCACTAGAGGATACGATCAGTACGGTTATGATGGAGAAGATTTCATCAGTCTGAATCTGAAAACTGCAACCTGGACTGCAGCTAAACCTCAAGCTGTGATCTTTATAAACAACTGGGATCCTAGAGGAGAAAAGGCTAAATACTGGAAGAGCTACCTGGAGAACGACTGTATTGATTGGTTAAAGAAGTACGTGTCTTACGCCAGAGAGACTCTGGAGAGGAAAG ttCGTCCCGAGGCGTCAGTGTTCCAGAAATACTCGACTCCTCCGGAGGTGGTGTGTCATGCTACAGGTTTCTTCCCCAAAGCAGTGATGATCTCCTGGCAGAAGGACGGTGAGGAGGTGCATGAGAACGTGGAGCTCAGAGAGACGTTACCCAACCAGGATGGAAGCTTCCAGAAGAGAAGCATTCTGACAGTTCCAGCTGAGGAGCTGCAGAAACACACCTACACCTGCGTGATTCAGCACAGCAGCTTGGAGAAGGAGTTAGTGCTGCCTGTGAGCGAGCGCCGAATCCTGAGAG GTGGAGCACCGATTGCTATCGTCATTGCTGTAGTCGCGGCTCTCGTTGCTCTCGTTGCCGTTGTTGCTGGAATTGTGGtctggaagaagaagaactctGGTGAGAGGAGGAAGGAGGCAGATGTGAAGTTTTCAGAGAACAGCTTTACACTTTCTAATTCTTGA
- the LOC117595956 gene encoding BOLA class I histocompatibility antigen, alpha chain BL3-7 isoform X3, giving the protein MDVSSSILKALLFFTFSVHLSSADTHTLQYLYTALTTGRNFSPVGLVDGEQFVSYDSNIRKLIPKTEWIKKVGADDPRYWERETDRAQDQQEVFQNNLATVMQSFNQTEEVHTLQRMYGCERNDTTTRGYDQYGYDGEDFISLNLKTATWTAAKPQAVIFINNWDPRGEKAKYWKSYLENDCIDWLKKYVSYARETLERKVRPEASVFQKYSTPPEVVCHATGFFPKAVMISWQKDGEEVHENVELRETLPNQDGSFQKRSILTVPAEELQKHTYTCVIQHSSLEKELVLPVRGGAPIAIVIAVVAALVALVAVVAGIVVWKKKNSGFKPVPAKPSSEGDSSSNNS; this is encoded by the exons ATGGATGTCAGCAGCAGTATATTAAAAGCTCtgcttttcttcactttttctgTTCATCTTTCATCAGCAG acacacacactctgcagtaCCTCTACACTGCCCTCACAACAGGAAGAAATTTCAGTCCTGTAGGTCTGGTGGATGGAGAGCAGTTTGTGTCCTACGACAGCAACATCAGGAAGCTGATCCCAAAGACAGAGTGGATAAAGAAGGTCGGAGCTGATGATCCACGTtactgggagagagagactgaccgtGCACAGGATCAGCAGGAGGTTTTCCAAAACAATCTGGCTACAGTAATGCAGAGCTTTAATCAAACTGAAG aagttcATACACTACAGAGGATGTACGGCTGTGAGCGTAATGACACCACCACTAGAGGATACGATCAGTACGGTTATGATGGAGAAGATTTCATCAGTCTGAATCTGAAAACTGCAACCTGGACTGCAGCTAAACCTCAAGCTGTGATCTTTATAAACAACTGGGATCCTAGAGGAGAAAAGGCTAAATACTGGAAGAGCTACCTGGAGAACGACTGTATTGATTGGTTAAAGAAGTACGTGTCTTACGCCAGAGAGACTCTGGAGAGGAAAG ttCGTCCCGAGGCGTCAGTGTTCCAGAAATACTCGACTCCTCCGGAGGTGGTGTGTCATGCTACAGGTTTCTTCCCCAAAGCAGTGATGATCTCCTGGCAGAAGGACGGTGAGGAGGTGCATGAGAACGTGGAGCTCAGAGAGACGTTACCCAACCAGGATGGAAGCTTCCAGAAGAGAAGCATTCTGACAGTTCCAGCTGAGGAGCTGCAGAAACACACCTACACCTGCGTGATTCAGCACAGCAGCTTGGAGAAGGAGTTAGTGCTGCCTGTGAG AGGTGGAGCACCGATTGCTATCGTCATTGCTGTAGTCGCGGCTCTCGTTGCTCTCGTTGCCGTTGTTGCTGGAATTGTGGtctggaagaagaagaactctG GcttcaaacctgttccagccaAACCCT CCTCTGAAGGAGATTCTTCCTCCAACAACTCTTAA
- the LOC128317349 gene encoding class I histocompatibility antigen, Gogo-A*0201 alpha chain-like, with protein MTVYRKEFTKTTFTVTHTLQYLYTALTTGRNVTAVGLVDGEQFVSYNSNIKKLIPKTEWIKKVEADDQHFTKCVSAVRSEASLFQKHSSSPEVVCHATGFFPKAVMISWQKDGEEVHENVELRETLPNQDGSFQKRSILTVPAEELQKHTYTCVIQHSSLEKELVLPVSERRILRGGGSDGGSDGGQKCVIAAIVVVPMVLFAVAAGFVIWKKRKSGERKKETKNKFSRATGDIELELGSCHMDRDVRKELG; from the exons ATGACTGTGTACaggaaggagt TTACTAAAACAACttttacagtcacacacactctgcagtaCCTCTACACTGCCCTCACAACAGGAAGAAATGTCACTGCTGTAGGTCTGGTGGATGGAGAGCAGTTTGTGTCCTACAACAGCAACATCAAGAAGCTGATCCCAAAGACAGAGTGGATAAAGAAGGTCGAAGCTGATGATCAGCACTTTACAAAA tgtgtctctgcagtTCGTTCCGAGGCATCACTGTTCCAGAAACACTCGTCATCTCCAGAGGTGGTGTGTCATGCTACAGGTTTCTTCCCCAAAGCAGTGATGATCTCCTGGCAGAAGGACGGAGAGGAGGTGCATGAGAACGTGGAGCTCAGAGAGACGTTACCCAACCAGGATGGAAGCTTCCAGAAGAGAAGCATTCTGACAGTTCCAGCTGAGGAGCTGCAGAAACACACCTACACCTGCGTGATTCAGCACAGCAGCTTGGAGAAGGAGTTAGTGCTGCCTGTGAGCGAGCGCCGAATCCTGAGAG GTGGAGGATCAGATGGAGGATCAGATGGAGGGCAGAAATGTGTCATTGCTGCTATAGTCGTGGTTCCCATGGTTCtttttgctgttgctgctgGATTTGTGATCTGGAAGAAAAGGAAGTCTggggagaggaagaaagaaacaaaaaataagttCAGCAGAGCAACTGGAGACATTGAACTCGAACTTGGATCTTGTCACATGGACAGAGACGTCAGGAAGGAGCTGGGATGA
- the LOC113542376 gene encoding uncharacterized protein LOC113542376, with protein MMELIIKVLSGETTTVYVNPSATIGEVKRQIAPLFKARPSQLKLSISNGQTLQLDHDQKTVSDYGLRSGSTVMLLICMTPVPFQVFVKNEKGQTKTYDITDDETVDQLMRKIYQKEGTPVDQQRLIYNGQQLECGRKLQDYNIVSGSTIYMTLRLRGG; from the coding sequence ATGATGGAGCTCATCATCAAAGTCCTGAGCGGAGAAACGACGACCGTGTACGTGAATCCAAGTGCCACCATTGGTGAAGTCAAGCGACAGATTGCCCCACTCTTTAAAGCAAGACCTTCACAGCTGAAGCTTTCCATCTCCAATGGacaaaccttgcagctggaccATGACCAGAAGACCGTGAGTGATTACGGTCTGCGTTCAGGATCCACAGTGATGCTGCTGATCTGCATGACCCCCGTGCCATTTCAGGTGTTCGTGAAGAATGAGAAGGGACAGACAAAAACCTACGACATCACTGATGATGAGACCGTCGATCAGTTGATGAGGAAGATCTACCAGAAAGAAGGAACACCAGTGGACCAGCAGCGGCTGATCTACAACGGCCAACAGCTGGAGTGTGGCAGGAAGCTGCAGGATTACAACATTGTTTCTGGAAGCACCATTTATATGACCCTCCGTCTGCGTGGAGGCTGA
- the LOC113542375 gene encoding uncharacterized protein LOC113542375, translated as MMELIIKVLSGETTTVYVNPSATIGEVKRQIAPLFKARPSQLKLSISNGKILQLDHDHKTVSDYGLSSGSTVMLLICMTPVPFQVFVKNEKGQTKTYDITEDETVDQLMRKIYQKEGTPVDQQRLIYSGQQLECGRKLQDYNIVSGSTIYMTLRLRGG; from the coding sequence ATGATGGAGCTCATCATCAAAGTCCTGAGCGGAGAAACGACGACCGTGTACGTGAATCCAAGTGCCACCATTGGTGAAGTCAAGCGACAGATTGCCCCACTCTTTAAAGCAAGACCTTCACAGCTGAAGCTTTCCATCTCCAATGGAAAAATCTTGCAGCTGGACCATGACCATAAGACCGTGAGTGATTACGGTCTGAGTTCAGGATCCACAGTGATGCTGCTGATCTGCATGACCCCCGTGCCATTTCAGGTGTTCGTGAAGAATGAGAAGGGACAGACAAAAACCTACGACATCACTGAAGATGAGACCGTCGATCAGTTGATGAGGAAGATCTACCAGAAAGAAGGAACACCAGTGGACCAGCAGCGGCTGATCTACAGCGGCCAACAGCTGGAGTGTGGCAGGAAGCTGCAGGATTACAACATTGTTTCTGGAAGCACCATTTATATGACCCTCCGTCTGCGTGGAGGCTGA
- the LOC113542377 gene encoding uncharacterized protein LOC113542377 produces the protein MELAIKDLSGKTQLVNVLPSATIGELKQRIAPHFEARASRLKLSASSGQILDHDQKTVSDYGLRSGSTVMLLISITPVPFQVRVKNEKEQTKTYDITDDETVDQLMRKIYQKEGTPVDQQRLIYNGRQLDSGRKLQDYNIVSGSIIYMTLRLRGG, from the coding sequence ATGGAGCTCGCCATCAAAGACCTAAGTGGAAAAACGCAGCTTGTGAATGTATTGCCAAGTGCCACCATTGGTGAACTCAAGCAACGCATTGCCCCTCACTTTGAGGCAAGAGCCTCACGCCTGAAGCTTTCAGCCAGCAGCGGTCAGATCCTGGACCATGACCAGAAGACCGTGAGTGATTACGGTCTGCGTTCAGGATCCACAGTGATGCTGCTGATCTCCATTACCCCCGTGCCATTCCAGGTGCGCGTGAAGAATGAGAAGGAACAGACAAAAACCTACGACATCACTGATGATGAGACCGTCGATCAGTTGATGAGGAAGATCTACCAGAAAGAAGGAACACCAGTGGACCAGCAGCGGCTGATCTACAACGGCCGACAGCTCGACTCTGGCAGGAAGCTGCAGGATTACAACATTGTTTCTGGAAGCATCATTTATATGACCCTCCGTCTGCGTGGAGGCTGA